In one window of Temnothorax longispinosus isolate EJ_2023e chromosome 9, Tlon_JGU_v1, whole genome shotgun sequence DNA:
- the LOC139819295 gene encoding uncharacterized protein isoform X2, with protein sequence MKLVLDRTSNMTDSQDVKNEQESEVLKGDTVVDELYRSKLIASTLMSLYEIDKNGWTKELENQFRTLWDLSMKKEVISHLMLCDFPKIAKNTLMISNNP encoded by the exons ATGAAATTG GTACTTGACAGAACTTCCAACATGACAGACTCACAGGACGTCAAGAATGAACAGGAATCTGAAGTGTTGAAAGGCGATACCGTGGTTGATGAACTTTACAGAAGCAAATTGATAGCTAGTACTCTAATGTCTCTGTATGAg attgaCAAGAATGGCTGGACGAAAGAGCTAGAGAATCAGTTTCGTACTCTATGGGATTTGAGTATGAAAAAAGAAGTGATATCGCATCTTATGTTATGCGATTTTCCCAAGATAGCAAAGAATACACTGATGATTTCAAACAATCCTTGA
- the LOC139819295 gene encoding uncharacterized protein isoform X1, with product MGFEYEKRSDIASYVMRFSQDSKEYTDDFKQSLMTEIILGIMNNVYSSDEAIDTIGRDRELNTYPEPFEVRRLVNIDSTCRDLKERNCEATETSSIKFDDLLTEIIDLLAFIFCVCVKKKKFWEKLKVHDLIPAMLGPMQVIMRDPKETNLFEWKLAQNWLSCLKVVIVNCDHEVEFETEERALRLMMIIYRILEPCKKSCNLYPIPTEGIIMICNVINILASLFMVKVPPVNSILATITFFFGNNFFRTISVSDSREEVDSEDLAYLLDRLNKYWLYMISMFWSDKQIVEILRLCEHDVREYIIYKCCTISS from the exons ATGGGATTTGAGTATGAAAAAAGAAGTGATATCGCATCTTATGTTATGCGATTTTCCCAAGATAGCAAAGAATACACTGATGATTTCAAACAATCCTTGATGACT gaaataatcTTAGGTATCATGAACAATGTATACAGCAGTGATGAAGCCATCGATACGATAGGCCGTGACCGAGAGCTTAACACATATCCTGAGCCGTTTGAAGTCCGACGACTCGTTAATATTGATTCAACTTGTCGGGATCTTAAAGAAAGGAATTGCGAAGCTACTGAAACATCATCAATCAAATTTG ATGACttattaacagaaataatagatttgcttgcatttatattttgtgtatgtgtgaagaagaaaaaattctgGGAGAAACTGAAAGTACACGATTTGATTCCTGCAATGTTAGGACCGATGCAAGTAATAATGAGAGACCCGAAAGAAACGAATCTTTTTGAATGGAAGCTTGCCCAAAACTGGCTATCATGCTTGAAGGTTGTTATAGTAAACTGCGATCACGAAGTTGAATTCGAGACTGAAGAGAGAGCGTTGAGGCTCATgatgattatatatagaattttagAACCATGTAAAAAGTCATGTAATTTATATCCAATACCGACAGAAGGCATCATCATGATTTGCAATGTTATAAACATACTGGCGAGTTTGTTCATGGTGAAAGTGCCACCAGTAAATAGCATTTTAGCGActataactttcttttttggaaataacttttttagaaCGA TTTCAGTATCTGATTCAAGAGAAGAGGTAGATTCCGAAGACTTAGCCTATCTTTTAGATCGCCTAAATAAATACTGGTTATATATGATTAGTATGTTCTGGAGCGACAAACAGATTGTGGAAATATTGCGTCTGTGTGAACACGACGTTCGtgaatacataatatataagtgCTGTACAATCTCATCCTGA
- the LOC139819211 gene encoding uncharacterized protein: protein MDSLIDHINQQLGLSNFIGNVYDNFIKKGSSGITKQRIDNYLSSLDENWKRFSLNHDAILLAIAKLTSEDRQLIRTHSYFTDQLFSATHMDYVAAVEQIKSSISTDQQNLAGFLSAPSRSQDIHISNVFQYQDPRFPRINIPTFDSTPSKGLNFRDLPFYDNPRLQVNTALQSLFNLKSMKKESASELEHLYTAVLQIYRTLETLQRPVETWDDPLVFMTVQKLDSESVKAWENKLGSSKIPPSWQELNEFLITRLFSLQAYEKSRIGQIALKPQMATAKTHYQGTSNDKASSNTSSNTCPICKVKHYVMKCPKYIDETIAQKLALIAKHKLCFNCLGSHKVSNCRITKRCQKCGKKHHTTIHKAETSSSTKDTKSEPQQQSSLTESGLIYIKLEPQEQSSLTESGQS, encoded by the coding sequence ATGGATTCGTTAATTGATCATATCAATCAACAACTCGGGTTGAGTAATTTCATAGGTAacgtttatgataattttatcaaaaaaggGTCCTCAGGAATTACGAAACAAAGAATAGATAATTACCTTTCCTCCTTAGATGAAAATTGGAAGAGGTTCAGTTTAAATCATGACGCCATTCTACTGGCAATTGCTAAACTTACAAGTGAAGACAGGCAGTTAATTCGAACGCACTCGTATTTTACGgatcaattattttctgcGACTCACATGGATTACGTAGCAGCAGTTGAACAGATTAAGTCTAGTATCAGTACAGACCAGCAAAATTTGGCAGGGTTTTTGTCTGCACCATCTCGATCTCAGGATATTCATATATCCAACGTTTTTCAATATCAGGATCCGCGTTTCCCTCGAATTAACATTCCGACGTTCGATAGTACTCCGTCAAAAGGGCTCAATTTTAGAGACTTGCCATTTTACGACAATCCTAGACTTCAAGTTAACACGGCATtacaatctttatttaatctaaaatCAATGAAAAAGGAATCGGCTAGCGAGCTAGAACATTTATACACTGCTGTTCTTCAAATCTATAGAACATTAGAAACGTTACAACGACCAGTGGAAACATGGGATGATCCTCTCGTATTCATGACGGTACAAAAGTTAGACTCAGAATCGGTTAAAGCTTGGGAGAATAAACTAGGGTCATCAAAGATCCCTCCCTCGTGGCAAGAGCTTAACGAATTTCTTATTACTCGTCTTTTCTCCCTTCAGGCGTatgaaaaatctcgaatagGACAGATTGCATTGAAACCTCAGATGGCTACGGCCAAAACTCATTACCAAGGAACGTCTAACGATAAGGCCTCGTCTAACACATCGTCTAACACTTGTCCAATTTGTAAAGTAAAACATTACGTTATGAAATGTCCTAAGTATATCGATGAAACTATTGCTCAAAAGTTGGCACTCATAGCCAAACACAAATTATGTTTCAATTGTTTAGGGAGTCACAAAGTATCGAATTGTAGAATAACTAAGCGTTGTCAAAAATGTGGTAAGAAGCACCACACAACAATACACAAAGCAGAAACTTCTTCTAGCACTAAAGATACAAAATCAGAGCCTCAACAACAGTCTAGCCTTACCGAGTCAGgactaatttatataaaattagagcCTCAAGAACAGTCCAGCCTTACCGAGTCAGGACAAAGCTAA